GTgaccaaagacaaagatgcTACCTGTTTCGGATAAGCCAAACTGCTCTCTTGCTGTGACATTGTctttgatttgattgataaTGAATGAAATGTCTTGCGATCGAACCTGTATGTCAATCGAGGTTAGCAATTGCTTCTTAAGCAAGCCTTCAGTCACTCACCTTCGCTGATGTTTCCAGAACGGTCTGGTTCGCTTCACCAACGACGCCAGTGATGGCAGTACCATCTGGATACTCGATGATCGAAGCGTCGTAAGCATGATCAACTGTGATCACGACGTAGCCGTGACTGGCTACGGACCTTGCCATGGTACTGTACATGAGTCTTGATACACCACGACCCGGGGAGAATATGACGACTGGAAGTCTGGTTTTATTCTTCTGAGCCTCTTTCTCTATTCGGCTCACATCAGGGAGTCGACAAAGCTTCAGCTGCAAGTCCTCGAAAACTCCAGATGGCAGACCCATGGCTTCAGCCTGTCGTCCAAATGCGTCTCGAGTTTTGGGAGGCATATATGGAACGTTGACCTCTCCATGCGGGCAAGATTTGTACTGGGTATCGATGGGCGTAAAAGCCGAGATCAGAACACGGCGCTTCTGGGGGCTGTCGATTGGAGCGTATGGATCCCATCTGGATTCATCAGTGAGAGTTTTGATGTTCAAGCCAATGTCAAAGGGCCCTGAAGATACTAATGGGATCAACAGCCCAGTGGATGTGGCACTCAAGCCAGCAATCACGATGACGAGGCGCGTGCTAAGTCGCATATTAGATTCTTAACTTGAATGGTGCAGAGAAAcgcgatgatgaagctgtaaGGTTGACGAAATTAACTGGGTGTTATCAGAAAGGGACGTAATATATAAGGTGGCATGGAAGCCCTGGAAAGCCCATGTGAGCCCTTTCGTGTAGCCTCGTATGATTGCCATCCTTCAGGTCTTATACGAAGAGAATGGAGACATTGAAGAAGCCCCTGCAACTCGAACCATGAACAAGGGCAGAATAAGGGTCGTTGGTGGATCTCGCTTCCAGGATTACGTGAGACCAAAGTCGCATTGACAGATCGATCAGGTTTGTCTTCAGTCCATTAGTAAACCTGTTCACAGGTGCTGTTCTCTTCCTATTCGTGTTGATATTTTTGTTGTTTGCATAAAAATAAACATCCAAAGTATCAACATCCAAATAGCAATGCGTCTTCGTGGCTGGACTAGAGTGTGATTCGGTGTGATAAGACCTTTCACTGGTTGAAATGACAGTTACAGCGGAAAGCCGCAGAATTTCTAGCGGTTTCAGTGGGCGATGCTCACTGATCCCCCGCTGTCCTCGTCTATCGAGTTTCGGCTTAAATGGTCCCCTTTCCCCTCTCTCCTGGCAAGGCGAGAGGGATGTCTCATGCTTGACATGATCAAAAATACGACATCCACGTTGAACAGTAGAGTAAGCAAAAGATATCTATATTGCGATTACTCAAAATTTTGCTGTATATCATCAATGTTTTGGTCGGAAATACCAAGCTTGTTCAATTCCTTGTTCGCCTTGGCCATGgactttcttttcttcttttcgtGTAACCAGCAACCAACTTGACAACGCACTCATGTCTCAGCCTTCTGCTGATACCGTTCTTAACCCCTAAATTTCTCTTGGATCTGTCCCAAAGCGTTCATTTCTTATCTTGGGGTCTCATCGCCTCGTGCCCCGCAGTGAAGCGACATGGCCTTCATCAATAGGTCTCGCTCTGAAGACAGAGGACCAGACACAGAAGATCCTGTCTTCAAGAGCCTTGTAACGCCAGCTCAACGCTCCGCCGCGGTCAAAATCTGGCATCTTTGTGATTCCTTTCCTTGGGAGATTATACCGTGCTCCCCCGAGACGAGATGGACCCAAGGCCTTCTCGATTGTTTCCTCGAGACGATGACTATGTGCTTTTCTGGACAAAAACtggatgatcttgacaagaaaAAGGTGCGCTCTGCGCTTCTGAGAGTTGCCCGGCGAAGAGGAGTTGGAGAGCCAATTGTCATCACAGAAACCGACATCAGAGGTGTTTTGTCTCTGTTGAAGAAAACAGACTCACAGCCCGGATCGGACTCAGAAACACTACTCGCCACGAGAACAATATCCGGTGGCAAGTTGGCGCTTAAACCTGCTGCTAAACGAGTCAGAACCGAGGATACGAGCCCGCTCGCGCGAGTAACGCGCTCTTCAAAGCGACAGAGAGGACAGGCGTCGAAAACAATCTCTGGCACAAGCCCCAAGACTCCGGTACCCAAGCGCAAAAGTGCAAATACTGTGGTGATCAACTCAGATGACGAAAGCGACCGCGatgaagcccaagaccagTGCCTCGATGAGAAAAAAGAGCCAGACGACAATCAGAGTCAGCCCGCGCTGAGCCACTCGGACGAGCCTTCTCCAAACCCAGATTCCCAGCTTCTAGAAACCGTTGCGGAACACGAGAGGCGCAAACCTTTATCAGCACCGTCACCGGATGCAGAAGAGGTTAATCCTAGCACTGATTCTGCATCACCTACTCAGAGTGGTTCAGGACGTCCTCTAGCAACTTCATATCGCAGGATCCGCATTGCATCTCTCGGCATGACAGATAAACAAATAGGCGATAAGATCCGCAAGAGCTTATCCATCGTCGCGCATAAGCAACACCTACGAATCGAACAAAGACTGGCCGAGCTCGACGCCGAAGCCAAGTATGCGAGACAAGCCTTGCTCGAAGCTGACAGCGCAAATCACAGAATGTTGAAGAGCCGCGAACGAAAGCAAGACGCCATTTCCGCCACGATGAAGGCATCCGAAAAAGCACGCGCCGATTATGAAAAGAGCGTCGAAGCGTTGCGATTCGTGCAGAGCCTTGGGGTCAGCAACATGGCCAGCGCTATAAAAAGTCTAGAGAAGGCTGTAGAAGACGCCGACAAAGACCAAACAGTTACCCGTGCTGCCTACGACAGAGTCTGCCGTGAGCTTCCTAGCCTTGAGGAGAAAGCAGAGGCTGTGAAGAAAAAACTTGAGGAAGCGGATGCCAAGTTTCGTCAGATTTGTCAAGCAAGGGATGATTTCACTATGGCTTCGGAGGAGAGAAACATTACCTGTACGGTTCGTGTGGAGAGTGATGCTAGAGACGACGGGGAACATTTATTTGACGATtttgttcttgagcttggtgcGACTGTTCGACAAAAGGCACGGAAGTGAGAGACATTGCCGTCGTTATTGGTGGGTTGACAGTGGACCCTTGCTTGGCTGCTTGTAGGTTTTAAAACTTGGGATCTTTGTCTTTTCGAGAAGAAGTGAAAAAAAGGA
Above is a window of Fusarium oxysporum Fo47 chromosome XII, complete sequence DNA encoding:
- a CDS encoding Alpha/Beta hydrolase protein, whose protein sequence is MRLSTRLVIVIAGLSATSTGLLIPLVSSGPFDIGLNIKTLTDESRWDPYAPIDSPQKRRVLISAFTPIDTQYKSCPHGEVNVPYMPPKTRDAFGRQAEAMGLPSGVFEDLQLKLCRLPDVSRIEKEAQKNKTRLPVVIFSPGRGVSRLMYSTMARSVASHGYVVITVDHAYDASIIEYPDGTAITGVVGEANQTVLETSAKVRSQDISFIINQIKDNVTAREQFGLSETGSIFVFGHSIGGATAVSTLFSDNRIKGVINLDGDMLGPVVKTGLAKPLFLMGRPHSREQGPSWNETWNNHRGPGMMLQIDGITHQSFLDAPLLVSLRDVPEDSKAKVQAALGTIDGRRMASLVVQLTAAILEYVFDGAEDRLCRVVGGQSEVTVLEIKGINCS